A DNA window from Hordeum vulgare subsp. vulgare chromosome 1H, MorexV3_pseudomolecules_assembly, whole genome shotgun sequence contains the following coding sequences:
- the LOC123425306 gene encoding 1-aminocyclopropane-1-carboxylate oxidase-like: MVVPVIDFSKLDGAERAETMAQIADGCENWGFFQLVNHGIPLELLDRVKKVCSESYRLREAAFRSSEPVQTLERLVEAERRGEAVAPVDDMDWEDIFYLHDDNQWPSDPPAFKETMREYRAELKKLAERVMEAMDENLGLDKGRMKAAFTGDGLHAPFFGTKVSHYPPCPRPDLITGLRAHTDAGGVILLFQDDKVGGLEVLKDGQWLDVQPLPDAIVVNTGDQVEVLSNGRYRSAWHRVLPMRNGNRRSIASFYNPAFEAAISPAVGEGGAAAYPDYVFGDYMDVYNKQKFDAKEPRFEAVKAPKSA, from the coding sequence ATGGTTGTCCCGGTCATCGACTTCTCGAAGCTCGACGGCGCCGAGAGGGCGGAGACGATGGCGCAGATCGCCGACGGCTGCGAGAACTGGGGCTTCTTCCAGCTGGTGAACCACGGCATCCCCTTGGAGCTTCTTGATCGCGTCAAGAAGGTGTGCTCCGAGAGCTACCGCCTGCGGGAGGCCGCGTTCCGGTCGTCGGAGCCGGTGCAGACACTGGAGAGGCTCGTGGAGGCGGAGCGGCGCGGCGAGGCGGTGGCGCCGGTGGACGACATGGACTGGGAGGACATCTTCTACCTCCACGACGACAACCAGTGGCCCTCCGACCCGCCGGCCTTCAAGGAGACCATGCGGGAGTACCGCGCCGAGCTCAAGAAGCTCGCGGAGCGggtcatggaggccatggacgagAACCTCGGCCTGGACAAGGGCCGCATGAAGGCCGCCTTCACCGGCGACGGCCTCCACGCACCATTCTTCGGCACCAAGGTCAGCCACTACCCGCCGTGCCCGCGCCCAGACCTCATCACCGGACTCCGCGCGCACACCGACGCCGGCGGCGTCATCCTGCTGTTCCAGGACGACAAGGTCGGCGGCCTTGAGGTGCTCAAGGATGGCCAGTGGCTGGACGTGCAGCCGCTCCCCGACGCCATCGTGGTCAACACCGGCGACCAGGTGGAGGTGCTCAGCAACGGCCGCTACCGCAGCGCTTGGCACCGCGTCCTGCCCATGCGCAACGGCAACCGCCGCTCCATCGCGTCCTTCTACAACCCGGCGTTCGAGGCGGCCATCTCGCCGGCGGTGGGCGAAGGCGGCGCCGCCGCGTACCCGGACTACGTGTTCGGAGATTACATGGACGTGTACAACAAGCAGAAGTTCGATGCCAAGGAGCCAAGATTCGAGGCCGTCAAGGCGCCGAAGTCAGCTTAA